In one Capricornis sumatraensis isolate serow.1 chromosome 1, serow.2, whole genome shotgun sequence genomic region, the following are encoded:
- the RHOB gene encoding rho-related GTP-binding protein RhoB isoform X1: protein MAAIRKKLVVVGDGACGKTCLLIVFSKDEFPEVYVPTVFENYVADIEVDGKQVELALWDTAGQEDYDRLRPLSYPDTDVILMCFSVDSPDSLENIPEKWVPEVKHFCPNVPIILVANKKDLRSDEHVRTELARMKQEPVRTDDGRAMAVRIQAYDYLECSAKTKEGVREVFETATRAALQKRYGSQNGCINCCKVL from the coding sequence ATGGCGGCCATCCGCAAGAAGCTGGTGGTGGTGGGCGACGGCGCGTGCGGCAAGACGTGCCTGCTGATTGTGTTCAGTAAGGACGAGTTCCCCGAGGTGTACGTGCCCACAGTCTTCGAGAACTATGTGGCCGACATCGAGGTGGACGGCAAGCAGGTGGAGCTGGCGCTGTGGGACACGGCGGGGCAGGAGGACTACGACCGCCTGCGGCCGCTCTCCTACCCGGACACCGACGTGATCCTCATGTGCTTTTCGGTGGACAGCCCGGATTCGCTGGAGAACATCCCCGAGAAGTGGGTGCCCGAGGTGAAGCACTTCTGCCCCAACGTGCCCATCATCCTCGTGGCCAACAAGAAAGACCTGCGCAGCGATGAGCACGTCCGCACAGAGCTGGCCCGCATGAAGCAGGAACCGGTGCGCACGGATGACGGCCGCGCTATGGCCGTGCGCATCCAAGCCTACGACTACCTCGAGTGCTCGGCCAAGACCAAGGAGGGCGTCCGAGAGGTCTTCGAGACGGCCACGCGCGCCGCGCTGCAGAAGCGCTACGGCTCCCAGAACGGCTGCATCAACTGCTGCAAGGTGCTATGA
- the RHOB gene encoding rho-related GTP-binding protein RhoB isoform X3 has product MAAIRKKLVVVGDGACGKTCLLIVFSKDEFPEVYVPTVFENYVADIEVDGKQEPVRTDDGRAMAVRIQAYDYLECSAKTKEGVREVFETATRAALQKRYGSQNGCINCCKVL; this is encoded by the exons ATGGCGGCCATCCGCAAGAAGCTGGTGGTGGTGGGCGACGGCGCGTGCGGCAAGACGTGCCTGCTGATTGTGTTCAGTAAGGACGAGTTCCCCGAGGTGTACGTGCCCACAGTCTTCGAGAACTATGTGGCCGACATCGAGGTGGACGGCAAGCAG GAACCGGTGCGCACGGATGACGGCCGCGCTATGGCCGTGCGCATCCAAGCCTACGACTACCTCGAGTGCTCGGCCAAGACCAAGGAGGGCGTCCGAGAGGTCTTCGAGACGGCCACGCGCGCCGCGCTGCAGAAGCGCTACGGCTCCCAGAACGGCTGCATCAACTGCTGCAAGGTGCTATGA
- the RHOB gene encoding rho-related GTP-binding protein RhoB isoform X2: MAAIRKKLVVVGDGACGKTCLLIVFSKDEFPEVYVPTVFENYVEDYDRLRPLSYPDTDVILMCFSVDSPDSLENIPEKWVPEVKHFCPNVPIILVANKKDLRSDEHVRTELARMKQEPVRTDDGRAMAVRIQAYDYLECSAKTKEGVREVFETATRAALQKRYGSQNGCINCCKVL; encoded by the exons ATGGCGGCCATCCGCAAGAAGCTGGTGGTGGTGGGCGACGGCGCGTGCGGCAAGACGTGCCTGCTGATTGTGTTCAGTAAGGACGAGTTCCCCGAGGTGTACGTGCCCACAGTCTTCGAGAACTATGTG GAGGACTACGACCGCCTGCGGCCGCTCTCCTACCCGGACACCGACGTGATCCTCATGTGCTTTTCGGTGGACAGCCCGGATTCGCTGGAGAACATCCCCGAGAAGTGGGTGCCCGAGGTGAAGCACTTCTGCCCCAACGTGCCCATCATCCTCGTGGCCAACAAGAAAGACCTGCGCAGCGATGAGCACGTCCGCACAGAGCTGGCCCGCATGAAGCAGGAACCGGTGCGCACGGATGACGGCCGCGCTATGGCCGTGCGCATCCAAGCCTACGACTACCTCGAGTGCTCGGCCAAGACCAAGGAGGGCGTCCGAGAGGTCTTCGAGACGGCCACGCGCGCCGCGCTGCAGAAGCGCTACGGCTCCCAGAACGGCTGCATCAACTGCTGCAAGGTGCTATGA